From Panthera uncia isolate 11264 chromosome D3 unlocalized genomic scaffold, Puncia_PCG_1.0 HiC_scaffold_8, whole genome shotgun sequence:
TTTCCGGTGGCTCCGCCCGCGGCCCAATTTCCAAGCGACTGTTTCCCGGCGACCGTGCGGGTGGGGCGGTCTTGTTCCCCGCCCGCCCCGCCTGCCAGCGTCCGCGAGGCCCCGCCTCTGGTTCGGTGCGGGAGCCGGGCCTGCCTGTGGCTGAGACCGCGCGCTGCTGGGGCGGGTCCGCATTGGCAGAGGCATGGCACGCGTGGCCTCTGGGGTCAGCAGCACCGCGGGTGGGCAAcgtcccttctctgggcctcaattccCGCGTCTGTAAAACGGGGGCGAGAACGGAGCTTCAGGGCAGTACCTCCTGTAAGTCCCTCCTGAAAGCCCTGCCCCTGTGGGTCTGACCCGGTCTGGGGTCCAAACGCAGCGATGGACTCGCTGGCAGCACCCCAGGACCGCCTGGTGGAGCAGCTGCTGTCACCGCGGACCCAGGCCCAGAGGCGGCTCAAGGTGTGTGTGGAGAGGGGAGTGGAATGTGGGTCAGCGTGTGTGTGCCTGCCGGGTCCCGGTCCCAAGGGCTCTGGGACGTGACAGGGACCGGCAGGGCCAGGGTCCACCTGACTGGGCGCTGGGACCCCGAGGGTGGGGGAGGCTCGGTGCCNNNNNNNNNNGGCCTCCCACCCCCTGGTACACTCAGGAGGGGTGAGTATTGAGGCCAGGGGGCTTCTCCCGCCTATGGAGGGCCTTGGATGTGTGTGAGGGGTCTGGGTCCTGGTGCCCTCTGCCCACCGCCCAAGGGAGGACCCAGCCTAGGCCTGCTGCAGCCAGGCATCCTAAACtctacacacacagacacattctCAGGTCCCTGCAAAGCCCCTCACTGAGGCGGGGGCAAGGATGCCTGTCACCCCCTTACCTGCCTTCCCAGCTCCAGGCCTTTGCTCACAGGCCCTCACCCCATTTCTGCCATTGAAACTCCCCACACAGAGGACTCTGCCCTCTGTTGCCTCCATGTCTGAGCCGGGTAGGGAACAGGGCATCAGACTGCCCCAGGAATCCAAGCCTGCTCCTGActtgccctgcccctgccccccaggatATCGACAAGCAGTACGTGGGCTTCGCCACACTGCCCAATCAGGTGCACCGGAAGTCTGTGAAGAAGGGCTTCGATTTCACGCTTATGGTGGCGGGTAAGTGGGCTGGACTCCCAGGTGGGGTGGCTTGGGCCATAGCCAGCTAGGCTTTGTCAGAGGGGTCCCAGACTTAACCTGACTCTTTCACTGTACCTGCTGGCAGGTGAGTCGGGCCTGGGGAAGTCCACGCTGGTCCACAGCCTCTTCCTGACCGACTTGTACAAGGACCGGAAGCTGCTCAGTGCTGAGGGTGAGTGGGCCCTATGCAGCCCTGGCATTGGTTCCCCATCCTCTGCTGTGTGACCCTTCAAAGGGGTCCCTTCTGGGTCCAGaccctgctcctctctccccacagcGTGGGTCTCTCCTGTTCAGGGTCCAGGAATAGTGGCCCAGACCACAGTGAGGCCATGAGGCCAGGGCTAAATGCTAGAATGGATGAGAACAAGGGTCCTGGCTGcccagtgggggtggggtctgagaGTTGGAGAGACCCCTCCAAACGATGCCCCGACACCCACAGAGCGCATCAGCCAGACCGTAGAGATCCTGAAGCACACGGTGGACATTGAGGAGAAGGGGGTCAAGCTGAAGCTCACCATTGTAGACACACCGGGCTTCGGGGATGCTGTCAACAACTCTGAGTGGTGAGGAGAGCCTGGCTGGGGAACAGTCTGTGCCTAGGCTGGTCCAGTGTCCCCTCTGGCCTCACCGACCCTCCTGCCTACCTGCAGCTGGAAGCCCATCACCGACTACGTGGACCAGCAGTTTGAGCAGTATTTTCGTGACGAGAGTGGCCTCAACCGCAAGAACATCCAAGACAACCGTGTGCACTGCTGCCTCTACTTCATCTCCCCTTTTGGACACGGGTGCGTGAATGTCCTGGGAACAGGctcagggtggggggtgggacccGCCTCCATGGTTCCCCGTTGGCTGCACCTGTCACTGCTTATCTTCTGCCTGTGCCCTCACAACCATGCCCTCCCTGAGCCcatcccaccctctctctgtgcccccaccaCCCGCACcatgcccctctccacccctggaTGCTCTCTGCAGGCTGCGGCCAGTGGATGTGGGTTTCATGAAGGCTCTGCATGAGAAGGTGAACATTGTGCCGCTCATCGCCAAAGCTGACTGTCTCGTCCCCAGCGAGATCCGGAAGCTGAAGGAGCGGGTGAGCCTGGCAACTGGGCCTGGGCTAGGTCTCCAGGACCCAGAACACCAAGTGTGCTGATCCTGGGTGCCAGCGCACCTGGCCCCGGGTCCCTGGCCAGCCTCAAATCTGACAGCCCTTGCCCCGCCACAGATCCGGGAGGAGATTGACAAGTTTGGGATCCACGTGTACCAGTTCCCTGAATGTGACTCTGACGAGGATGAGGACTTCAAGCAGCAGGATCGGGAACTGAAGGTGAGCGGCCTGCGGTGGCAGAGGAGGGAACTGGAGGTCAGTTTACATGGCACCAAGCATCCAGGTCCAACCCGGTGGGGGAAAGAGTCTTTTGTCTGGGCAGTAGAGCGCCtccacctggggtggggtgggggggtgggggtggggtacagTCACTCATGTCCCCACTGGCTTGTGCAGTTTGGGCCCCGTGTGGTTAGTGTGTCATGGAGCACTTGCCAGGACCCAAAGGCACAGTCCTGGCCAGGCCTCCACCCTGACCCTGCTCCTCAGTCTTCTTCCAATGGGTCACGAGCAGAAGGGTCTGGCCTGATGGCCACAAGCCTGTGTGTGCCCTGGCTCCCAGAATTCTGAGCTCCAGAGGATGGTTGTGGCTTTGGGTGCCCCGGGATCTAGAGTGGCAATAACCAAGCCTAAGGCACGGGATAGGCAGCCACTGGGCCAAGAGCAGGGTGGAGCCCTTGGCCCCAGCCTAAGTCAGCATCAGTAACAGGAGGCAGGGGCTCagctctggggagggagggatggcgATGGTAGCTGAATGGAGCAGTTCCTGATGGGAGATGGTGTCAGAAGGGGAGGATATGCCCGGCTGGGCACATACCCTGTGCCACGGGTATAAGCCATGCCAGCTCTGGCTTCAGAGAAGCCACAAGGGTTGGGCAACTCCAGGATCTCTTTGGGGAGGGGCTGTTGATAGTGATACTGGAGGAGCGACCAGGTGCCGAGTGCCCATGTCCCTCTTCAGCCACTAACCCCATACTCACACTAACTGGGCGCGAGCCCTTGTACCTGCCTTTCCCAGGAGAGTGCGCCCTTCGCGGTTATCGGCAGCAACACAGTGGTGGAGGCCAAGGGGCAACGGGTCCGGGGGCGACTGTACCCCTGGGGGATCGTGGAGGGTGAGTTCAGGCATGGGGTGCGACAGAGGGAGTGGGGTGGCTCCCCCGGGCCTGCACCCACCCAACACCCGCTCTTGCCCCACAGTGGAGAACCAGGCACACTGCGACTTTGTGAAGCTTCGCAACATGCTGAtccgcacacacatgcatgatcTCAAGGACGTGACATGCGACGTGCACTATGAGAACTATCGCGCGCACTGCATCCAGCAGATGACCAGGTGCGCAGCTCTGACTCGGACCTGGATCGTGCACCTCATGTTCCCAGCCAAGGCTCCCTAACAGAGGGCTGATCCTTGCTGCCTTCCCAGATCTGAACTTTGCCCCGACTCCCAAGTAggccccccaccctgcaccttGTCTTCCCAGAGCCGACCCAACGGTGTGGGAGCTCAGGAGGGCAGAGCCTCGGTAGTGTTGGGGGTCAGACAAACTGTCCTTCTTGTCCACCCCACAGCAAACTGACCCAGGACAGCCGCATGGAGAGCCCCATCCCCATCCTACCACTGCCTACCCCGGATGCTGAGACAGAAAAGCTCATCAGGATGAAGGATGAGGAGGTTAGTGGGGccacaggggaggagaaggg
This genomic window contains:
- the SEPTIN5 gene encoding septin-5 isoform X1; this encodes MLGPALRSSFPVAPPAAQFPSDCFPATVRVGRSCSPPAPPASVREAPPLVRCGSRACLWLRPRAAGAGPHWQRHGTRGLWGQQHRGWATSLLWASIPASVKRGRERSFRAVPPDIDKQYVGFATLPNQVHRKSVKKGFDFTLMVAGESGLGKSTLVHSLFLTDLYKDRKLLSAEERISQTVEILKHTVDIEEKGVKLKLTIVDTPGFGDAVNNSECWKPITDYVDQQFEQYFRDESGLNRKNIQDNRVHCCLYFISPFGHGLRPVDVGFMKALHEKVNIVPLIAKADCLVPSEIRKLKERIREEIDKFGIHVYQFPECDSDEDEDFKQQDRELKESAPFAVIGSNTVVEAKGQRVRGRLYPWGIVEVENQAHCDFVKLRNMLIRTHMHDLKDVTCDVHYENYRAHCIQQMTSKLTQDSRMESPIPILPLPTPDAETEKLIRMKDEELRRMQEMLQKMKQQMQDQ
- the SEPTIN5 gene encoding septin-5 isoform X2, giving the protein MDSLAAPQDRLVEQLLSPRTQAQRRLKDIDKQYVGFATLPNQVHRKSVKKGFDFTLMVAGESGLGKSTLVHSLFLTDLYKDRKLLSAEERISQTVEILKHTVDIEEKGVKLKLTIVDTPGFGDAVNNSECWKPITDYVDQQFEQYFRDESGLNRKNIQDNRVHCCLYFISPFGHGLRPVDVGFMKALHEKVNIVPLIAKADCLVPSEIRKLKERIREEIDKFGIHVYQFPECDSDEDEDFKQQDRELKESAPFAVIGSNTVVEAKGQRVRGRLYPWGIVEVENQAHCDFVKLRNMLIRTHMHDLKDVTCDVHYENYRAHCIQQMTSKLTQDSRMESPIPILPLPTPDAETEKLIRMKDEELRRMQEMLQKMKQQMQDQ